From Alkaliphilus flagellatus, the proteins below share one genomic window:
- the csrA gene encoding carbon storage regulator CsrA, producing MLVLSRRANESIMIGNDIEIKILGIDEGKVKLGIEAPKDVEICRREIYIEIEEENITASKQQLDIESLKGIFTQK from the coding sequence ATGCTGGTTTTATCTCGAAGGGCTAATGAGAGTATAATGATAGGCAATGATATTGAAATAAAAATTCTTGGAATAGATGAAGGTAAGGTAAAGTTAGGGATCGAAGCACCTAAGGATGTGGAGATATGCCGTAGAGAAATATATATAGAAATAGAGGAAGAAAATATAACTGCAAGTAAGCAACAATTAGATATAGAGAGCTTAAAAGGCATTTTTACACAAAAATAA
- the fliD gene encoding flagellar filament capping protein FliD produces the protein MRIGGIASGMDTEQMIKELMNAERVRVNKYYRQEESIKWKQEALNTTNKTLAEFILKARSGFGLTSTSSTGSILNKTIDSLDWVKKVSSSNESIVKATATNEAMEGKHTIEVEQLADVARFTSGKLNLKNSRFTEEGSFTISNGTKSETIEIKKAEVIGKEITDFDFTGDKSLTLLINNKEIKLDKDFTNVTDDSGNPISKEEALVQHIQTALTGTGITVGINADGELNFKSVDPIIIESTDVVDGSEPPKLKLEQLGLENGMVKGNNSINDIIKKINDSDLGLRAAYDSKLGKLMITSKVQGSDQKIDFSGTLHSIFTTDSAYKSGEDAVVKFNDQPVENLKSNNFSLYGINFQLQSAKKNEKITINVESNVDGVMEKVKGFVEEYNTLIDVLNGLLKEKNYRDYTPLLSEEKEAMKDREIELWEAKAKSGLLRNDESITRMLQNMRTGLYQNVYENGYNEDGTRTKLSGFNHITQIGITTGNYQSGGRLEIDEAKLRQAIIDNPDGVINLLFKKSDITSVKDADGKINKDKVTEKRGNSGLIERLFDDMISGMQDIVKRSGTGDNASLYRSVQYNMLIDFVTSGSISLLDKDITSVGTRIAREESLLTSKETRYWKQFTAMEKAMQKMNSQGSWLAAQLGQR, from the coding sequence ATGAGAATTGGTGGTATAGCATCCGGTATGGATACGGAGCAAATGATTAAAGAGTTAATGAATGCAGAAAGAGTAAGAGTTAACAAATATTACAGACAGGAAGAAAGTATAAAGTGGAAGCAAGAAGCACTTAATACTACAAATAAAACATTAGCAGAGTTTATTTTAAAGGCTAGAAGTGGTTTTGGATTAACTAGCACAAGTAGTACAGGTAGTATTCTAAATAAAACTATAGATAGCCTTGATTGGGTAAAAAAAGTAAGCTCGAGTAATGAAAGCATAGTCAAGGCAACCGCTACAAATGAGGCTATGGAAGGTAAGCATACTATAGAAGTTGAGCAACTTGCTGATGTGGCTAGATTTACAAGTGGAAAGTTAAATCTAAAGAATTCAAGATTTACAGAGGAAGGTTCTTTCACAATATCTAATGGAACAAAGTCAGAAACTATAGAAATAAAGAAGGCTGAAGTAATAGGAAAAGAAATTACGGATTTTGATTTTACAGGTGATAAATCTTTAACTTTACTTATTAATAATAAAGAAATTAAACTAGATAAAGACTTTACCAATGTTACAGATGATAGTGGTAATCCGATTTCAAAAGAAGAAGCTTTAGTTCAACACATACAAACTGCCTTAACTGGAACAGGAATAACTGTAGGAATTAATGCTGATGGAGAGCTGAACTTTAAATCAGTAGATCCAATTATCATAGAATCAACCGATGTGGTTGATGGATCAGAACCACCAAAACTTAAATTAGAGCAATTAGGCTTAGAAAATGGTATGGTAAAAGGAAATAACTCTATTAATGATATTATCAAAAAAATAAATGATTCTGATTTAGGCCTTAGAGCTGCATATGATAGTAAACTAGGTAAACTGATGATTACGAGCAAAGTACAAGGCAGCGACCAAAAGATTGACTTTAGTGGTACTTTACATTCTATATTTACAACTGATTCAGCTTATAAGAGCGGAGAAGATGCAGTGGTTAAGTTTAATGATCAGCCCGTAGAGAACTTAAAATCTAATAACTTCTCCCTATATGGAATCAACTTTCAACTACAGAGTGCTAAAAAGAATGAAAAAATTACAATTAACGTGGAATCCAACGTAGATGGTGTAATGGAAAAGGTTAAGGGCTTTGTAGAAGAATATAATACATTAATAGATGTTTTAAATGGTCTACTAAAGGAAAAAAACTATAGAGACTATACTCCTTTACTTTCAGAAGAAAAAGAAGCTATGAAGGATAGAGAAATAGAACTTTGGGAAGCTAAGGCTAAGAGCGGTCTTCTTCGCAATGACGAAAGTATAACTAGAATGTTGCAGAATATGAGAACTGGTCTGTATCAAAATGTTTATGAAAATGGTTATAACGAGGATGGAACTCGAACTAAGCTATCTGGTTTTAATCATATAACACAAATAGGTATTACAACAGGTAACTATCAAAGTGGTGGTAGACTGGAAATAGATGAGGCTAAACTAAGACAAGCTATTATAGATAATCCAGATGGAGTAATTAATTTACTATTTAAGAAATCAGATATTACAAGCGTAAAAGATGCTGATGGAAAGATAAATAAAGATAAAGTGACTGAAAAACGTGGAAACTCAGGATTGATAGAAAGACTTTTTGATGATATGATTTCAGGTATGCAGGACATTGTTAAAAGATCTGGAACAGGTGATAATGCCAGTTTGTATAGAAGTGTTCAGTATAACATGCTTATAGACTTTGTAACTAGTGGCTCCATAAGTTTATTAGATAAGGATATTACTAGTGTTGGTACCCGTATAGCGAGAGAAGAATCTCTACTTACTTCTAAAGAAACACGTTATTGGAAACAGTTTACAGCAATGGAAAAGGCAATGCAAAAAATGAATAGCCAAGGTTCTTGGTTAGCAGCTCAATTAGGACAAAGGTAA
- a CDS encoding flagellar protein FlaG, which yields MRLEGAQLGTIYPIGQKTQGQGSQEKNIKTGEQGVGEILPGERVIPEDQLIQAVEKANKSFEPLDRRFEISVHDKINAVMIKVIDAKTDEVIREIPSEKILDMVSNMMELAGILVDERV from the coding sequence ATGAGGTTAGAAGGAGCACAATTGGGTACTATATATCCAATTGGTCAAAAAACACAAGGGCAAGGAAGCCAAGAAAAAAATATTAAGACAGGAGAACAGGGTGTAGGGGAGATTCTTCCTGGGGAAAGGGTTATACCAGAGGATCAGCTTATACAAGCTGTAGAGAAAGCTAATAAAAGTTTTGAACCCCTTGATAGACGTTTTGAAATTTCAGTACATGATAAAATCAATGCCGTAATGATTAAAGTAATTGATGCTAAAACTGATGAGGTAATAAGAGAAATTCCGTCAGAAAAAATATTAGATATGGTGTCTAATATGATGGAGTTAGCAGGTATTCTTGTAGATGAGAGGGTATAG
- a CDS encoding sigma-54 interaction domain-containing protein, translating into MDKETLISLINNNIKEGIHIVDSQGKTLLYNNTMADFEGMEVNAVLNKRLLEVLPSLQGKSTLMQVIATGEPIIMNYQTYFNKDGKQISTLNSTWPIEKDGKIIGAVEIAKDVSIIERTVNKFLFSNGYVEKDNKKDSDVSAKYTLDDILGNSPEILNAKQIANMASKTDSSVLIIGESGTGKELFAQSIHNSSKRRYKPFIAENCAAFPETLLEGLLFGTAKGGFTGAIDRAGLLEQADGGTLLLDEINSMPLGLQAKLLRVLQESKFRPIGSTKEIEVNVRIIAITNKDPFKLIKDGELREDLFYRLSVVNLYIPPLRNRDGDIEILKNFFVKALEKKLNKTISGIDSSVINFLNSYSWPGNVRELQHVLEGALNIVENSGVIGLEHLPYYMKKHFHNQIADVNIHDDEEVHTLNMLENKKIGLSEYIYEIEQQLINQALKINGFNITKAAESLGITRQGLQYKLRKNLLQN; encoded by the coding sequence ATGGATAAAGAGACACTTATTAGTTTAATTAATAATAATATTAAAGAAGGAATTCATATAGTAGATAGTCAAGGCAAAACCCTATTATATAATAATACAATGGCTGACTTTGAAGGTATGGAAGTAAATGCAGTATTAAATAAACGACTGTTAGAAGTATTACCTTCTCTTCAAGGCAAAAGTACCCTTATGCAGGTAATTGCAACTGGAGAACCTATTATAATGAATTATCAAACCTATTTTAATAAAGATGGTAAGCAAATTTCAACTTTAAATTCCACATGGCCTATTGAAAAAGATGGAAAAATAATTGGGGCAGTAGAAATCGCAAAGGATGTATCCATTATTGAAAGAACCGTTAACAAATTTTTATTTTCTAATGGTTATGTAGAAAAAGATAATAAAAAAGATAGTGATGTATCTGCTAAATATACACTTGATGATATTTTAGGCAATTCTCCAGAAATATTAAATGCAAAGCAAATCGCCAATATGGCTAGCAAAACCGATTCATCGGTACTAATAATAGGAGAGTCTGGCACAGGAAAAGAACTCTTTGCTCAGAGCATACACAATTCCAGTAAACGAAGATATAAACCCTTTATTGCAGAAAACTGTGCTGCTTTTCCTGAAACACTACTAGAAGGACTGCTCTTTGGAACCGCAAAGGGAGGGTTTACGGGTGCTATAGATCGTGCTGGACTTTTAGAGCAGGCAGATGGGGGTACCTTATTACTAGATGAAATTAATTCTATGCCCTTAGGACTACAGGCAAAACTTTTAAGAGTACTGCAAGAATCAAAATTCAGACCAATTGGAAGCACAAAAGAAATAGAGGTTAATGTTAGGATTATTGCTATTACTAACAAAGATCCTTTTAAACTAATTAAAGATGGAGAACTACGAGAAGACTTATTTTATAGATTGAGTGTTGTAAACCTTTATATACCACCTCTAAGAAATCGAGATGGAGATATTGAAATATTAAAGAATTTTTTTGTTAAAGCCCTAGAAAAAAAGCTTAATAAAACTATTTCTGGCATAGATAGTAGTGTAATCAATTTTTTAAATAGCTACTCTTGGCCTGGAAATGTTAGAGAACTTCAACATGTTTTAGAAGGAGCACTTAATATTGTAGAAAATAGTGGTGTAATTGGACTTGAGCATCTCCCTTATTATATGAAAAAACATTTTCATAACCAAATAGCTGATGTAAATATCCATGATGACGAAGAAGTCCATACACTAAATATGCTTGAAAACAAAAAAATTGGCTTAAGTGAGTATATATATGAGATTGAGCAACAACTTATAAATCAGGCATTAAAAATAAATGGATTCAATATAACTAAGGCAGCAGAATCATTAGGTATTACAAGACAAGGTTTACAATATAAATTAAGAAAAAATTTATTACAAAATTAA
- a CDS encoding HD-GYP domain-containing protein has product MKSLPINLKKYILIIMGLSILLLFVMVHLYSIPDYSIFIILTILSILVESLIVPVPIGAAVSVGFAVGFTAMIIVGPLGAAISSSIGVMLRCVTLPNGSKMHIGNTPLYKVLFNGAQIFISIGLTSTVYYMLTGNTFADINFYRNIIPLLVSICVHVLLNTIIMTKLLSMINNQSFKSMFIKNIKWLLPNCFIIASLGIFLSILYLNYGTAIMLLFFGPLLLARHSFKLYLEMKQVYIETVYALTKAVEAKDKYTNGHSQRVAEYAEKLSDKMKLGDKRIETLKTAALLHDVGKIGIMDNILNKPEKLTDEEFEVIKKHPEIGVEILSSVDFLKEIREIILNHHEKYDGTGYPSGLKGDEVPIEAYILSIADAFDAMTSDRSYRKGMTVEKAINIIEKDAGTHFHPLVAEQFIELIKKEVEEQENVQSKVLKVQSAN; this is encoded by the coding sequence ATGAAAAGCTTACCCATTAATCTTAAAAAATATATATTAATTATTATGGGTCTATCAATTTTACTATTGTTTGTTATGGTGCATTTGTATAGTATACCTGATTATTCTATATTTATAATATTGACTATATTATCAATACTGGTAGAGTCGTTAATTGTACCAGTACCTATTGGAGCAGCCGTGTCCGTTGGTTTTGCAGTTGGTTTTACTGCAATGATTATTGTAGGCCCTTTAGGGGCAGCTATTAGTTCTTCGATTGGTGTAATGTTAAGATGTGTTACTCTGCCGAATGGATCAAAAATGCATATAGGAAATACACCATTATATAAGGTGCTTTTTAATGGTGCTCAAATTTTTATTTCTATTGGTTTAACTTCAACTGTTTATTATATGCTAACAGGAAATACATTCGCAGATATTAATTTCTATAGAAATATAATTCCTTTATTAGTTTCTATATGCGTGCATGTACTATTAAATACTATTATTATGACAAAACTACTTTCAATGATAAATAATCAATCTTTCAAGAGTATGTTTATTAAAAATATAAAATGGCTACTACCTAATTGTTTTATAATTGCATCTCTAGGAATTTTTCTAAGCATATTATACTTAAATTATGGAACAGCAATTATGCTATTATTCTTTGGACCGCTTTTATTAGCAAGACATTCATTTAAATTATATTTAGAAATGAAACAAGTTTATATTGAAACAGTCTATGCTTTAACTAAGGCAGTGGAAGCTAAGGATAAATATACTAATGGCCACTCCCAGAGGGTTGCCGAATATGCTGAAAAGCTAAGTGACAAGATGAAGCTTGGAGATAAAAGAATAGAAACTTTAAAAACAGCTGCCTTACTCCATGATGTAGGTAAAATAGGAATAATGGATAATATTTTAAATAAACCTGAAAAATTAACAGATGAAGAGTTTGAAGTTATTAAAAAGCATCCTGAAATTGGTGTGGAAATTTTAAGTTCAGTAGACTTTCTAAAGGAGATAAGAGAGATTATTTTAAATCATCATGAAAAGTACGATGGAACTGGATATCCTTCGGGATTAAAGGGGGATGAAGTTCCAATTGAAGCATATATATTATCTATTGCGGATGCATTTGATGCTATGACTAGTGATCGTTCTTATCGTAAAGGTATGACAGTGGAAAAGGCAATAAATATTATTGAAAAGGATGCTGGAACCCATTTCCATCCACTGGTAGCAGAACAATTTATAGAATTAATAAAAAAAGAGGTTGAAGAACAGGAAAATGTACAGAGTAAAGTATTAAAGGTTCAATCAGCTAATTAA
- a CDS encoding aminotransferase class IV gives MYISKNSNKEIAQSFFLLNGQVAPSSEFEQEKTTIYPSFYEVIRVIDGVPLFFEEHIQRLIKSLHLLNYKLPYDENTIKEQIHTLIESNKCYNHNVKIVINGLNDKEANLFIYFITSNYPNNDQYTDGVHTILYEAERENPNAKVIAKSFRDAVNKSIKEANAYEAILVNQNKEITEGSRSNMFFVKDNIFYTSPAKDVLVGITRSRVIQLCLQLGYEVREEPIPVSFLDEIDGLFLTGTSPKVLPIASINNTHYESSNNSAILTLSKAYDDLIDNYIAKNKESMA, from the coding sequence ATGTACATTTCAAAGAATTCAAATAAGGAAATAGCACAAAGCTTCTTTTTATTGAATGGTCAGGTCGCTCCATCTAGCGAATTTGAACAGGAAAAAACAACTATTTATCCTTCGTTTTATGAAGTGATTAGAGTTATTGATGGTGTGCCTCTGTTTTTTGAGGAACATATACAGCGTTTAATAAAGTCTTTACATTTACTGAACTACAAGCTACCTTACGATGAAAATACTATAAAAGAACAAATACACACATTAATAGAATCCAATAAATGTTATAACCACAATGTTAAAATTGTTATTAATGGGTTAAATGATAAAGAGGCAAACTTATTTATATATTTCATTACTAGCAACTATCCCAATAATGACCAATATACAGATGGTGTACATACAATACTTTATGAAGCAGAAAGAGAAAATCCCAATGCTAAAGTAATTGCCAAGTCTTTTAGAGATGCGGTTAACAAAAGTATAAAAGAAGCAAATGCTTATGAGGCTATTTTAGTCAATCAAAACAAAGAAATTACTGAAGGAAGTCGCTCTAACATGTTTTTTGTAAAAGATAATATTTTCTATACCTCTCCTGCCAAAGATGTGTTAGTCGGAATTACCCGTAGTCGTGTTATACAGCTATGCCTCCAATTAGGATACGAAGTTAGGGAAGAACCAATACCAGTTTCTTTTTTAGATGAAATAGATGGACTTTTTTTAACTGGCACTTCACCTAAAGTACTACCTATTGCATCTATTAATAACACACATTACGAATCTAGTAACAATTCGGCAATACTTACCCTTAGCAAAGCCTATGATGATTTAATAGATAATTATATAGCTAAAAATAAAGAATCTATGGCATAA
- a CDS encoding flagellar protein FlgN: protein MGREELIEYLLKLSEGKLFLINQLLTLTQQQSEGLESEESDILNEIIEQKQNIMDRIDVLDKEFVSKYDLLKGEFLIDNVETMQTDDKNSMRLLQDKIREIQVLTGKIQQIDNSNIERLKKNMELVKNELKKVKFGRKIAQGYGNNKVTDGISIFVDKKQ, encoded by the coding sequence GTGGGAAGAGAAGAGCTAATAGAATATTTACTTAAACTAAGTGAAGGAAAGTTGTTCTTAATTAATCAATTATTGACCTTAACTCAGCAGCAAAGCGAAGGTCTGGAAAGCGAAGAAAGTGATATATTAAATGAAATAATTGAGCAAAAACAAAATATTATGGATAGAATTGATGTTTTAGATAAGGAATTTGTCAGTAAGTATGATTTATTAAAGGGCGAGTTTCTAATAGATAATGTAGAAACTATGCAGACTGATGATAAAAACAGTATGAGGCTTCTACAAGATAAAATTAGAGAAATACAAGTGTTGACAGGAAAGATACAGCAAATAGATAATTCTAATATTGAGAGATTAAAGAAAAATATGGAATTGGTAAAAAATGAGCTAAAGAAAGTTAAATTTGGAAGAAAGATTGCCCAAGGATATGGCAATAATAAGGTAACAGATGGGATTTCGATTTTCGTTGATAAAAAGCAATAA
- the fliW gene encoding flagellar assembly protein FliW, which yields MIIKTKHFGEIEICEEDIINFYDGIPGFEGIEKYIIIENPSKNIPFNWLQCVDNADLAFVIINPFIFKEDYEFNLPQSAIEKLHIKSHEDISIYSIVTIPEDISKMSANLVAPIVINYVNKKGKQILLQDSGYNKKHLILDEIRNSTVRNSTVGNNSAKEQEELTTGEVF from the coding sequence ATGATTATAAAAACTAAGCATTTTGGAGAAATAGAAATTTGTGAAGAAGATATTATTAATTTTTACGACGGTATACCAGGATTTGAAGGCATAGAAAAATATATTATTATAGAAAATCCTAGTAAAAATATACCATTTAACTGGCTTCAATGTGTGGATAATGCAGATTTAGCATTTGTTATTATTAATCCTTTTATATTTAAAGAGGATTACGAATTTAATCTACCACAAAGTGCTATTGAAAAACTACATATAAAATCCCATGAGGATATAAGTATATATTCAATAGTTACAATACCAGAGGATATTAGTAAAATGTCTGCAAACTTAGTAGCACCTATTGTAATTAACTATGTAAATAAAAAGGGAAAGCAAATATTACTTCAAGACAGTGGATATAACAAGAAACATTTAATTTTAGATGAAATAAGAAACTCTACTGTAAGAAACTCTACTGTAGGAAACAATAGTGCAAAGGAGCAAGAGGAATTGACTACAGGGGAGGTATTTTAA
- the fliS gene encoding flagellar export chaperone FliS produces the protein MAMKNPYSQYKQNSIMTASPQELTLMLYNGALKFIGMSKIYIEQKDIPKANESIMRAQDIIQELNITLNMDYEISTGLRSLYIYILDKLVDANISKDIKHLDEAAEMVTELRDTWKESMIISKSGR, from the coding sequence ATGGCAATGAAAAATCCTTATAGTCAGTATAAGCAAAATAGTATTATGACTGCAAGTCCACAGGAGCTTACACTAATGCTTTATAACGGAGCTTTAAAGTTTATTGGTATGTCTAAGATATATATTGAGCAAAAAGATATTCCAAAAGCAAATGAGTCAATAATGAGAGCTCAGGACATTATACAAGAGCTTAACATTACTCTAAATATGGATTATGAAATTTCCACAGGTTTAAGAAGTCTCTACATATATATTTTAGATAAATTGGTTGATGCCAACATATCTAAGGATATTAAGCATTTAGATGAGGCTGCAGAGATGGTTACAGAGCTTAGAGATACATGGAAAGAATCTATGATAATCTCTAAAAGTGGAAGATAG
- a CDS encoding NAD(P)/FAD-dependent oxidoreductase has protein sequence MNQTKEYIIVGNGIAGLSAAETIRKNDENGKITVVSEENYLTYYRVKLSHFISKDFKDNELFIHNDQWYKERNIDLILGKTVSKIDTDSNELELSDGMKIKYDTLLLAIGSRPFVPPIKGSEKDGVFALRTIEDLKNAQSYFKNCSSITVLGGGLLGLEAAWAIKELGKDVNIVEFFPHLLPRQLDEGLSKELGRQLEENGLSLYLGAATDEILGNGKVEGVRLQDGREIKTDAILISAGIRPVLDIVKDSDIKFDKGIQVNSFMKTNVNNVYAAGDVAELNGMVIGLWGISGDQGKVAGENMVGGNAEYKMPELNAMLMIGKLSVFSAGNIKNFDKTVEEVDKVKNAHYKLFITNGKVVGGVVMNDMSKVPKVKKMVTNNVDLTKQLQNNMSFDDIIQNI, from the coding sequence ATGAATCAGACAAAGGAATACATTATTGTTGGTAATGGAATTGCTGGATTATCTGCTGCAGAAACAATTCGTAAAAATGATGAAAATGGTAAAATCACTGTAGTCTCTGAGGAAAACTACTTAACCTATTATAGGGTTAAGTTGTCTCATTTTATTAGTAAGGATTTTAAAGATAATGAATTATTTATACACAATGATCAGTGGTATAAAGAACGTAATATTGATTTAATTTTGGGGAAGACGGTAAGTAAAATTGATACAGATTCAAATGAACTTGAGCTTAGTGACGGAATGAAAATTAAATATGATACTCTATTACTTGCTATCGGTAGCAGACCATTTGTACCTCCTATTAAAGGCAGTGAAAAAGATGGGGTATTTGCGTTAAGAACTATAGAAGATTTAAAAAATGCTCAATCTTATTTTAAAAATTGTAGCAGTATTACTGTACTTGGTGGTGGACTTTTAGGTTTAGAGGCTGCATGGGCTATTAAAGAATTAGGCAAAGATGTAAATATAGTGGAATTTTTTCCTCATTTATTACCTAGACAATTAGATGAAGGATTGTCTAAGGAGCTTGGACGTCAATTAGAAGAAAATGGATTAAGTCTTTATTTAGGAGCTGCAACAGATGAAATACTAGGTAATGGAAAAGTAGAAGGGGTTCGTCTACAAGATGGAAGAGAAATTAAAACTGATGCAATACTGATTTCTGCTGGTATACGTCCTGTTTTAGATATAGTAAAGGATAGTGATATTAAGTTTGATAAGGGCATTCAAGTTAATTCTTTTATGAAAACTAATGTTAATAATGTATATGCTGCTGGAGATGTAGCTGAGCTTAACGGTATGGTTATTGGTTTATGGGGAATATCTGGAGACCAAGGTAAGGTAGCAGGTGAAAATATGGTAGGTGGAAATGCTGAGTATAAAATGCCAGAGCTTAATGCTATGTTAATGATAGGAAAACTATCAGTATTTTCAGCAGGAAATATAAAAAATTTTGATAAAACTGTAGAAGAAGTGGATAAAGTAAAAAATGCTCATTATAAATTATTTATAACTAATGGGAAAGTCGTTGGTGGCGTAGTTATGAATGATATGTCTAAGGTACCTAAGGTTAAAAAGATGGTGACTAATAATGTTGATTTAACAAAACAACTACAAAACAATATGAGTTTTGATGATATTATTCAAAATATATAA
- the hpf gene encoding ribosome hibernation-promoting factor, HPF/YfiA family — translation MKVIVSGRNVDITDALRDTVQSKLGKLDKFFNKELEAQATLSVQKNRHIIEVTIPINGSILRAEESTEDMYSSIDKAVDKLTRQLRKQKNKLENRNNKYETIRFENIPAYEESMQESKIVKTKRFAMKPMNAEEAILQMELLGHSFYVFADAETDDVNVIYKRKDGNYGLIEPDFE, via the coding sequence ATGAAAGTAATCGTTAGTGGGAGAAATGTAGATATTACAGACGCTTTAAGGGACACAGTACAATCTAAGCTAGGTAAGCTTGATAAGTTTTTCAACAAGGAGCTGGAAGCACAGGCCACATTATCAGTTCAAAAAAATAGGCATATTATAGAAGTGACTATTCCTATTAATGGATCTATATTAAGAGCAGAAGAATCTACAGAAGATATGTATAGCTCTATTGATAAGGCAGTGGATAAATTAACAAGACAGCTCAGAAAACAGAAAAATAAGCTTGAGAATCGTAATAATAAATATGAAACAATCCGTTTTGAAAATATTCCAGCTTATGAAGAAAGTATGCAGGAATCTAAAATTGTTAAAACAAAGCGCTTCGCTATGAAGCCAATGAATGCAGAAGAAGCAATTTTGCAGATGGAGCTTTTAGGACATAGTTTTTATGTATTTGCAGATGCAGAAACTGATGATGTAAATGTTATATATAAGCGTAAAGATGGAAATTATGGTTTGATTGAACCTGATTTTGAATAA
- a CDS encoding DUF5317 domain-containing protein, with the protein MIFEGLILGIIVGKLRGGNVRNLGKFMFKSSFLLVFSLILQLGTSILISIGYEKAVDNRMFIYIVAYIMLFIVLFLNLGRGSVWFILVGAIANFAAIVLNEGSMPIDIALLEKMGFENMLQSIKIGAMPNYIDINEAYSFTIYLAKRFATPIWYPFKQIFSAGDIAISLGLLLFTQGIMQLNRHHYPSKILKFDYRGKMKF; encoded by the coding sequence ATGATATTTGAAGGATTAATATTGGGAATAATAGTCGGAAAGCTTCGAGGAGGCAATGTAAGAAACCTAGGTAAGTTTATGTTTAAATCTTCTTTTCTATTAGTTTTTTCATTGATATTGCAACTGGGGACATCTATTTTAATTTCTATTGGTTATGAAAAGGCTGTAGATAATCGAATGTTCATATATATTGTTGCCTATATTATGCTTTTTATTGTTTTATTTTTAAATTTAGGAAGAGGTTCTGTTTGGTTTATTTTAGTTGGCGCTATTGCTAATTTTGCTGCTATAGTATTAAATGAAGGAAGTATGCCTATTGATATTGCTCTTTTAGAAAAAATGGGTTTTGAAAATATGCTCCAATCAATTAAAATAGGGGCAATGCCTAATTATATTGATATTAATGAGGCATATTCTTTTACAATTTATTTAGCTAAAAGGTTTGCTACTCCTATATGGTATCCTTTTAAACAGATATTTAGCGCTGGAGACATAGCTATATCTTTAGGGCTTTTATTATTTACCCAAGGGATAATGCAGCTTAATAGACATCATTATCCATCAAAAATTTTGAAGTTTGATTATCGTGGAAAAATGAAATTTTAG